One part of the Microlunatus elymi genome encodes these proteins:
- the priA gene encoding bifunctional 1-(5-phosphoribosyl)-5-((5-phosphoribosylamino)methylideneamino)imidazole-4-carboxamide isomerase/phosphoribosylanthranilate isomerase PriA → MPNDSAPRTHTVQQPPLELLPAVDVAGGQAVQLVQGKAGSEKVFGDPITAAARWAEAGAEWIHLVDLDAAFGRGSNADVIARVITETAKISGLRFELSGGIRDDAGLERALSTGCARVNIGTAALERPQWCEAVIKQYGDRVAVGLDVRGETLAARGWTTEGGNVYEMLERLDAVGCARYVVTDVNSDGMLKGPNYDLLRSICARTDKPVVASGGISALDDIAALRDLVGIGVEGAIIGTALYVGNFTLSDALAIAAQDGER, encoded by the coding sequence ATGCCGAACGACAGCGCGCCCCGTACGCACACCGTGCAGCAGCCCCCGTTGGAACTGCTACCGGCCGTCGACGTCGCCGGCGGACAGGCGGTCCAGCTGGTCCAGGGCAAGGCCGGGAGTGAGAAGGTCTTCGGCGATCCGATCACCGCCGCTGCGCGCTGGGCCGAGGCCGGTGCCGAGTGGATCCACCTGGTCGACCTGGACGCGGCGTTCGGCCGGGGCAGCAACGCCGACGTGATCGCCCGGGTGATCACCGAGACCGCGAAGATCTCCGGCCTGCGCTTCGAACTGTCCGGCGGCATCCGCGACGACGCCGGCCTGGAACGGGCCCTGTCCACCGGCTGCGCCCGGGTCAACATCGGCACCGCCGCCCTGGAGCGGCCGCAATGGTGCGAGGCTGTGATCAAGCAGTACGGCGACCGGGTGGCGGTCGGACTGGACGTCCGCGGCGAGACCCTGGCCGCGCGCGGCTGGACCACCGAGGGCGGAAACGTGTACGAAATGCTGGAGCGGCTGGACGCTGTCGGCTGTGCCCGCTACGTGGTCACCGACGTCAACAGCGACGGCATGCTGAAGGGTCCGAACTACGACCTGCTGCGCTCGATCTGCGCCCGAACCGACAAGCCGGTGGTGGCCAGCGGCGGCATCTCCGCCCTGGACGACATCGCCGCGCTGCGGGATCTGGTCGGCATCGGCGTCGAGGGCGCCATCATCGGCACCGCGCTCTACGTCGGCAACTTCACCCTCTCCGATGCCCTGGCAATTGCAGCCCAGGATGGGGAACGATGA
- a CDS encoding dihydrofolate reductase family protein, which yields MAKLIYSAITSLDLYVEDADGGFDWAAPDEEVHAFFNDLERPIGSYLYGRRMYQTMVFWETVDTTDEPAAMGDYAQLWRAADKIVFSRSLQTVGSARTRIETDFNLGAIRRLKQTSATNLSIGGAELAGQAIAAGLVDEIGLLIQPILVGGGKPALPANVRSGLDLIEERRFDSGVVYLRYRVGH from the coding sequence ATGGCGAAGTTGATCTACTCGGCGATCACGTCGCTCGACCTGTACGTCGAAGACGCGGACGGAGGCTTCGACTGGGCGGCACCGGACGAAGAGGTGCATGCGTTCTTCAACGACCTCGAGCGGCCGATCGGCAGTTACCTCTACGGCCGGCGGATGTATCAGACGATGGTGTTCTGGGAGACCGTCGACACCACCGACGAACCGGCGGCGATGGGGGATTACGCCCAGTTGTGGCGGGCCGCGGACAAGATCGTCTTCTCTCGTAGCCTGCAGACCGTGGGTTCGGCCCGGACCCGGATCGAGACGGACTTCAACCTCGGGGCGATTCGCCGTTTGAAGCAGACGTCAGCCACCAACCTGAGCATCGGCGGCGCCGAACTGGCTGGGCAGGCGATCGCGGCGGGTCTGGTGGACGAGATCGGCCTGCTGATCCAGCCGATCCTGGTCGGCGGCGGCAAACCGGCCCTCCCCGCCAACGTCCGCAGCGGACTGGACCTGATCGAGGAACGCCGCTTCGACAGCGGCGTCGTCTATCTGCGGTACCGCGTCGGGCACTGA
- a CDS encoding HAD-IB family hydrolase, which translates to MSSAPAEAFGTPLQGATQAEHPAPTLDGRLKDLLAGKKIMLTGVTGFIGEQLLWKILNDLPDTTAAVLVRRKGSATARARTISVVKKKIFKDLAEPYGGPEGLIDARVDVIEGDLPNVPKLPTDLDVLIHCAGDVSFDPPIDRAFNTNLIGTGALIDRFLESCTGPDGELTRMPHYVHVSTAYTAGRRRGAIGEAPHAHDIDYEAEMKAGLAMAAEIENASRTADQLTKFRKEAEREHRAAGHLITAADTERRRKEWVAKQLVDAGTERARSLGWTDAYTFTKALGEKLVAEKCAHIRASIVRPAIVESSIKHPYPGWIEGFKMAEPIILAYGRGELPEFPASPEAICDVVPCDYVVNATIAVAATEPHVGVCEYYHVSSGARNPLTFQQFYTYVNGYFTEHPLIAGERGAPALPQWQFPGAASIERFLSRSERGHAIADRMIKFAPRSERTRKAAKDLDRFRSRIDFLRSYLGLYNEYAQSELHFVDDNTLRLTRSLHPDDQDTFSFDTADFDWYEYMQELHIPSVVAPVRRLEALRRRRGARPTTFTDLSKSRDEPGTVLAAFDLDGTVMSTNVIEQYLWTKLPDLAPIGRVREAGSILRKLPSYLRAERVDRGMFLRTIYRRYAGADLAALEEFVDTQLAREILSRLSPDAVRRAREHRAAGHATVLITGAIRPLTRPLQPLFDVIVASDLATDENGVCTGFLTGPPMVGESRAAWLNHYATLHGIDLTKSYAYADSHSDLAMLSVVGRPVVVSPDVPLMRAAAANQWTSVEWKIRPQDPRWSGTFLRRDRDVAPPPQLGGSA; encoded by the coding sequence ATGAGCAGCGCACCGGCGGAGGCGTTCGGCACGCCGCTGCAGGGGGCGACCCAGGCCGAGCATCCGGCGCCGACGCTGGACGGTCGGCTGAAGGATCTGCTGGCCGGCAAGAAGATCATGCTCACCGGCGTCACCGGTTTCATCGGCGAACAGCTGCTGTGGAAGATTCTCAACGACCTGCCCGACACCACCGCCGCGGTGCTGGTCCGGCGCAAGGGCTCGGCCACCGCCCGGGCCCGCACGATCAGCGTGGTGAAGAAGAAGATCTTCAAAGACCTCGCCGAGCCGTACGGCGGTCCGGAGGGTCTCATCGACGCCCGGGTGGACGTGATCGAGGGCGACCTGCCCAACGTGCCGAAGTTGCCGACCGACCTCGACGTACTGATCCACTGCGCCGGTGACGTGTCCTTCGACCCGCCGATCGACCGCGCGTTCAACACCAACCTGATCGGCACCGGCGCACTGATCGACCGGTTCCTGGAGTCCTGCACCGGGCCGGACGGCGAGTTGACCCGGATGCCGCACTACGTGCACGTCTCCACCGCGTACACCGCCGGCCGTCGTCGTGGCGCGATCGGCGAGGCGCCGCATGCCCACGACATCGACTACGAGGCCGAGATGAAGGCCGGGCTGGCGATGGCGGCCGAGATCGAGAACGCCTCCCGGACCGCCGATCAGCTGACCAAGTTCCGCAAGGAGGCCGAGCGCGAGCATCGCGCCGCCGGCCATCTGATCACCGCCGCAGACACCGAACGCCGACGCAAGGAGTGGGTGGCCAAGCAGCTGGTCGACGCCGGCACCGAACGTGCCCGCTCGCTCGGCTGGACCGACGCGTACACCTTCACCAAGGCTCTCGGCGAGAAGCTGGTGGCCGAGAAGTGCGCCCACATCCGGGCCTCGATCGTCCGGCCGGCGATCGTCGAGTCGTCGATCAAGCATCCGTACCCGGGCTGGATCGAAGGCTTCAAGATGGCCGAGCCGATCATCCTGGCCTACGGCCGCGGCGAGCTGCCCGAATTCCCCGCCTCACCGGAGGCGATCTGCGACGTGGTGCCCTGCGACTACGTGGTGAACGCGACCATCGCGGTGGCCGCGACCGAGCCGCACGTCGGCGTCTGCGAGTACTACCACGTCTCCAGCGGCGCCCGGAATCCGCTCACCTTCCAGCAGTTCTACACCTACGTCAACGGCTACTTCACCGAGCATCCGTTGATCGCCGGCGAGCGGGGCGCACCGGCGTTGCCGCAGTGGCAGTTCCCCGGTGCGGCGTCGATCGAACGCTTCCTGTCCCGGTCCGAACGCGGGCACGCGATCGCCGACCGGATGATCAAGTTCGCACCAAGATCAGAACGCACCCGCAAGGCCGCCAAGGACCTTGATCGTTTTCGGTCCCGGATCGACTTCCTGCGGTCCTATCTGGGTCTCTACAACGAGTACGCCCAGTCCGAGCTGCACTTCGTCGACGACAACACGCTGCGGCTCACCCGCTCGCTGCACCCCGATGATCAAGACACGTTCAGCTTCGACACGGCCGACTTCGACTGGTACGAGTACATGCAGGAGCTGCACATCCCGTCGGTGGTGGCTCCGGTACGACGGCTGGAGGCGCTGCGTCGGCGTCGCGGCGCGCGGCCGACCACGTTCACCGATCTGAGCAAGAGCAGGGACGAGCCGGGTACGGTGCTGGCCGCTTTTGATCTTGACGGCACGGTGATGTCGACCAACGTGATCGAGCAGTACCTGTGGACCAAACTTCCTGATCTTGCTCCGATCGGTCGGGTCCGGGAGGCGGGTTCGATCCTGCGCAAGCTGCCCAGCTATCTGCGGGCCGAGCGGGTCGACCGGGGCATGTTCCTGCGGACGATCTACCGCCGCTACGCCGGCGCCGATCTGGCCGCGTTGGAGGAGTTCGTGGACACCCAGCTGGCCCGGGAGATCCTGTCCCGGCTGTCGCCGGACGCGGTCCGGCGGGCCCGGGAACATCGCGCGGCCGGGCACGCCACGGTGTTGATCACCGGTGCGATCCGTCCGCTGACCCGGCCACTGCAACCGCTGTTCGACGTGATCGTTGCCAGCGATCTGGCCACCGACGAGAACGGCGTCTGCACCGGCTTCCTGACCGGGCCGCCGATGGTCGGGGAGTCCCGCGCCGCCTGGCTGAACCACTACGCCACCCTGCACGGGATCGACCTGACCAAGAGCTACGCCTACGCCGACAGCCATTCCGACCTGGCCATGCTGTCGGTGGTCGGCCGCCCGGTGGTGGTCAGCCCGGACGTGCCGCTGATGCGGGCCGCCGCGGCCAACCAGTGGACCAGCGTGGAGTGGAAGATCCGCCCGCAGGACCCCCGCTGGAGCGGCACCTTCCTGCGGCGGGATCGCGATGTCGCACCTCCGCCGCAACTGGGCGGATCGGCATGA
- a CDS encoding TetR/AcrR family transcriptional regulator: MPRPRRFTDDQVLDATRDLLADPQITRPTIAQISRQSGIHTGSIYLRFASRDELLARLWLRSIQRFHVGLIEALQAPDPLVQAALHQSRYCRAHPTEARAMKMFHREQLLGIGPAQLQDDLQHVNDAMNAAFGDAVEATFGSRDPQLQAWAYTAAKAIPYGLIRDFIAHAQPIPDWIDDMVQAAVSAVLRLEPTAT; this comes from the coding sequence GTGCCGCGCCCCCGCCGATTTACCGATGATCAGGTCCTGGACGCGACCCGTGACCTGCTGGCCGATCCGCAGATCACCCGACCGACCATCGCCCAGATCAGCCGCCAGTCCGGCATTCACACCGGATCGATCTACCTGCGGTTCGCGTCTCGCGACGAGCTGCTGGCCCGGCTCTGGCTGCGGTCGATCCAGCGATTCCACGTCGGTCTGATCGAGGCGCTGCAGGCCCCCGACCCGCTGGTGCAGGCGGCGCTGCATCAGTCCCGTTACTGCCGGGCGCACCCGACCGAGGCGCGGGCGATGAAGATGTTCCACCGCGAGCAACTTCTCGGCATCGGCCCGGCCCAGTTGCAGGACGACCTCCAGCACGTCAACGACGCGATGAACGCCGCCTTCGGCGACGCCGTCGAGGCCACCTTCGGCTCCCGCGATCCACAGCTGCAGGCGTGGGCCTACACCGCGGCGAAGGCGATCCCGTACGGGTTGATCCGCGACTTCATTGCCCACGCCCAGCCGATCCCGGACTGGATCGACGACATGGTCCAGGCGGCAGTGTCCGCGGTCCTGCGATTGGAGCCGACGGCAACCTGA
- a CDS encoding NAD(P)/FAD-dependent oxidoreductase, translating into MFNPEDGWVDLPGLISLLLKEFLALDGAVITGAGECRVDHGDGKISGVITGNGRRIRADRVLLAAGAGTPQLTTELGFELPEQSPIAALVRARPVSGPTVLRSVLNTPRVSIRPTPTGALVMDSGWSEREITRLPGGRYEVQDSIVDGLLTEARTVLAGHPELELLGVGHGPKPIPADGEPVLGPLPGVDGCWVAFTHSGATLALIAGELLAEEMITRVPDPLLQTFRPDRFAAN; encoded by the coding sequence ATCTTCAACCCGGAGGACGGCTGGGTCGACCTGCCCGGCCTGATTTCCCTACTGCTGAAGGAATTCCTCGCCCTCGACGGTGCCGTGATCACCGGGGCCGGTGAGTGTCGGGTCGATCACGGCGACGGCAAGATCAGCGGTGTGATCACCGGCAACGGACGGCGGATCCGGGCCGATCGGGTGCTGCTGGCCGCCGGCGCGGGCACACCACAGCTGACCACCGAACTCGGCTTCGAATTGCCCGAGCAGAGCCCGATCGCAGCCCTGGTCCGAGCTCGGCCGGTGAGCGGCCCGACCGTGCTGCGGTCGGTGTTGAACACCCCGCGCGTGTCGATCCGGCCGACCCCGACCGGCGCGCTGGTGATGGACTCCGGCTGGTCGGAACGGGAGATCACCCGACTCCCCGGCGGGCGGTACGAGGTGCAGGACTCGATCGTCGACGGGCTGCTGACCGAGGCGCGTACGGTGCTGGCCGGCCATCCCGAGCTGGAGCTGCTCGGTGTCGGCCACGGCCCGAAGCCGATCCCCGCCGACGGTGAGCCGGTGCTCGGACCGCTGCCCGGGGTCGACGGCTGCTGGGTCGCCTTCACCCATTCCGGCGCAACCCTCGCACTGATCGCCGGCGAACTGCTGGCCGAGGAGATGATCACCCGAGTGCCGGACCCATTGCTTCAGACCTTCCGCCCGGACCGGTTCGCGGCAAACTGA
- a CDS encoding N-acetylneuraminate synthase family protein: MTDATPNAVSTPSPVSTPNRRIGHQIVGPGHPVYVVGEIGINHNGELENAFGLINAAAEAGCDAVKFQKRTPEICTPRDQWEIERDTPWGRMTYIDYRHRVEFGADEYRAITEYCQAKGIAWFASPWDAESVDFLEQFDVPAHKVASASLTDDELLRKLRATGKTIILSTGMSTPRQIRHAVEVLGSDNIVLLHATSTYPAKNRELNLRMIDTLRREFPNVPIGYSGHETGLQTTVAAVALGAVMVERHITLDRAMWGSDQAASVEPQGLQRLVRDIRAIEDSLGDGVKHIYAGELAAMKKLRRVRNESDQAETEALLVSA; the protein is encoded by the coding sequence ATGACTGACGCCACCCCGAACGCCGTTTCGACGCCGAGCCCCGTCTCGACCCCGAACCGCAGGATCGGCCACCAGATCGTCGGCCCGGGGCACCCGGTCTACGTCGTGGGCGAGATCGGCATCAACCACAACGGTGAGTTGGAGAACGCGTTCGGTCTGATCAACGCGGCAGCCGAGGCCGGCTGTGACGCGGTCAAGTTCCAGAAGCGCACCCCGGAGATCTGCACCCCGCGGGATCAGTGGGAGATCGAGCGGGACACCCCGTGGGGTCGGATGACCTACATCGACTACCGGCATCGGGTTGAGTTCGGCGCGGACGAGTACCGCGCCATCACCGAATACTGCCAGGCCAAGGGAATCGCCTGGTTCGCGTCCCCGTGGGACGCCGAATCCGTCGACTTTCTGGAGCAGTTCGACGTGCCCGCGCACAAGGTCGCGTCGGCGTCGCTGACCGACGACGAGCTGCTGCGCAAACTGCGGGCCACCGGAAAAACGATCATCCTGTCCACCGGGATGTCCACCCCGCGGCAGATCCGGCACGCGGTCGAGGTGCTCGGCAGCGACAACATCGTCTTGTTGCATGCCACCAGCACCTACCCGGCCAAGAACCGTGAACTCAATCTGCGGATGATCGACACCCTGCGCCGCGAGTTCCCGAACGTGCCGATCGGCTACTCCGGCCACGAGACCGGGCTGCAGACCACGGTGGCCGCGGTCGCCCTCGGCGCTGTGATGGTGGAGCGGCACATCACCCTGGATCGAGCGATGTGGGGCTCGGATCAGGCCGCCTCGGTGGAACCGCAGGGACTGCAGCGGCTGGTGCGTGACATCCGCGCGATCGAGGACTCGCTCGGCGACGGGGTCAAGCACATCTACGCCGGTGAGCTGGCCGCGATGAAGAAGCTGCGCCGGGTGCGGAACGAGTCCGATCAGGCCGAGACCGAAGCCCTGCTGGTCAGCGCCTGA
- a CDS encoding DUF6463 family protein, which yields MNSKTRPIAGIMIIVIGAAHTTLGIVTWISTGPEQRTENFWFTVFGVLAMAFGLAVVELERARGQLPVPVLAGIAAVMLFGVIGFSPLSGFLSLAVPLGFDLARRLVRRRHRRLSSWRSSERVHG from the coding sequence ATGAATTCAAAAACGCGTCCGATCGCCGGGATCATGATCATCGTGATCGGCGCAGCGCACACCACCCTCGGCATCGTCACCTGGATCTCGACCGGGCCCGAGCAGCGGACGGAGAACTTCTGGTTCACCGTGTTCGGCGTGTTGGCGATGGCGTTCGGGCTGGCCGTCGTCGAGCTCGAACGAGCGCGCGGCCAGCTACCGGTGCCGGTGCTGGCCGGGATCGCGGCGGTGATGCTGTTCGGGGTGATCGGATTCTCGCCGCTGTCCGGCTTCCTCAGCCTGGCGGTGCCGCTCGGGTTCGACCTGGCTCGCCGCCTCGTCCGCCGCCGGCATCGGCGGCTGTCGTCGTGGCGGTCCTCGGAGCGGGTGCACGGCTGA
- a CDS encoding NAD(P)/FAD-dependent oxidoreductase: MINVAGSSTVIIGAGVIGVSTAVQLARRGADVTLVTAGDPADGASGRSLAWLNSAARSDGPYHRLRLSGLDRYRRYAADHPEAEVHFTGALNWAGPGDSYRARHDLETSAGYPSRWLSPDEVARAVPGVDPARSRTRARSSTRRTAGSTCPA, encoded by the coding sequence ATGATCAATGTGGCAGGGTCCTCGACCGTGATCATCGGCGCCGGCGTGATCGGCGTCTCGACTGCGGTGCAGCTGGCGCGCCGGGGAGCAGACGTCACGCTCGTCACCGCAGGCGATCCGGCCGACGGCGCGTCCGGACGGTCGCTGGCCTGGCTCAACTCGGCCGCGCGGTCCGACGGGCCCTATCACCGGCTGCGGCTGTCGGGGCTGGACCGCTACCGGCGCTACGCCGCCGACCATCCCGAGGCCGAGGTCCACTTCACCGGAGCCCTGAACTGGGCCGGCCCGGGTGACTCGTACCGAGCTCGTCATGATCTTGAAACCTCAGCCGGCTACCCGAGTCGCTGGCTGAGTCCGGACGAGGTTGCCAGGGCGGTGCCCGGCGTTGATCCTGCGCGGTCGCGGACGAGGGCGCGATCTTCAACCCGGAGGACGGCTGGGTCGACCTGCCCGGCCTGA